Proteins found in one Pseudomonas marvdashtae genomic segment:
- the acnD gene encoding Fe/S-dependent 2-methylisocitrate dehydratase AcnD, producing MNTEFRKSLPGTSLDYFDVRAAVEAIRPGAYDGLPYTSRVLAENLVRRCDPATLRESLLQLIERKRDLDFPWFPARVVCHDILGQTALVDLAGLRDAIALQGGDPAQVNPVVPTQLIVDHSLAVESGGSDPQAFAKNRAIEDRRNEDRFHFINWTKKAFKNVDVIPPGNGIMHQINLEKMSPVIQQRDGVAFPDTCVGTDSHTPHVDALGVIAIGVGGLEAESVMLGRASWMRLPEIIGVELTGKLQPGITATDMVLALTEFLRKQKVVGAWLEFFGEGASALTLGDRATISNMAPEYGATAAMFHIDQQTIDYLKLTGREDTQVQLVETYAKHVGLWADSLKGAQYERGLTFDLSSVVRNMAGPSNPHARVAVSDLAAKGISGQWDDVPGQMPDGAVIIAAITSCTNTSNPRNVIAAGLLARNANRLGLARKPWVKSSLAPGSKTVALYLDEAGLTTELEKLGFGVVAFACTTCNGMSGALDPVIQQEIIDRDLYATAVLSGNRNFDGRIHPYAKQAFLASPPLVVAYAIAGTIRFDIEKDVLGVVDGQEVRLKDIWPSDEEIDAVVKASVKPEQFRQVYIPMFAIQEDTGPKVTPLYDWRPQSTYIRRPPYWEGALAGARPLKGMRPLAVLPDNITTDHLSPSNAIMLDSAAGEYLAKMGLPEEDFNSYATHRGDHLTAQRATFANPKLFNEMVQENGKVKQGSLTRVEPEGKVMRMWEAIETYMERKQPLIIVAGADYGQGSSRDWAAKGVRLAGVEAIVAEGFERIHRTNLVGMGVLPLEFKPGTDRKTLGIDGSEIYDVIGERTPRATLTLVITRKNGERVEVPVTCRLDTAEEVSIYEAGGVLQRFAQDFLESAVAV from the coding sequence ATGAACACAGAATTTCGCAAATCGCTGCCCGGCACTTCGCTGGATTATTTCGACGTTCGCGCTGCCGTGGAGGCCATCCGCCCCGGCGCCTACGACGGCCTGCCGTACACTTCCCGCGTGCTGGCGGAAAACCTCGTGCGCCGCTGCGATCCGGCCACGCTGCGCGAGTCGCTGCTGCAACTGATCGAGCGCAAGCGCGACCTGGACTTCCCGTGGTTCCCGGCGCGCGTGGTGTGTCACGACATCCTCGGCCAGACCGCCTTGGTGGACCTGGCCGGCTTGCGCGACGCCATCGCCTTGCAGGGTGGCGATCCGGCGCAGGTCAACCCGGTGGTGCCGACTCAACTGATCGTCGACCATTCCCTGGCGGTGGAAAGCGGAGGTTCCGACCCGCAAGCCTTCGCCAAGAACCGCGCGATTGAAGACCGGCGCAACGAAGACCGCTTTCACTTCATCAACTGGACCAAGAAAGCCTTCAAGAACGTCGATGTGATCCCGCCGGGCAACGGGATCATGCACCAGATCAACCTGGAAAAAATGTCGCCGGTGATCCAGCAGCGTGACGGCGTTGCGTTCCCCGATACGTGTGTCGGCACCGACAGCCATACGCCCCACGTCGATGCCCTGGGCGTGATCGCCATCGGCGTCGGCGGGCTGGAAGCCGAAAGCGTCATGCTCGGTCGCGCTTCATGGATGCGCCTGCCGGAAATCATCGGTGTCGAGCTGACCGGCAAACTGCAACCGGGCATCACCGCCACGGACATGGTGCTGGCGCTGACCGAGTTCCTGCGCAAGCAGAAAGTCGTCGGGGCGTGGCTGGAGTTTTTCGGCGAAGGCGCCAGTGCCTTGACCTTGGGCGATCGTGCGACGATCTCCAACATGGCTCCGGAATACGGCGCCACCGCGGCGATGTTCCATATTGACCAACAGACGATCGATTACCTCAAGCTCACCGGCCGCGAAGACACCCAGGTGCAGTTGGTGGAAACCTATGCCAAGCACGTGGGCCTGTGGGCCGACAGCCTCAAGGGCGCGCAATACGAGCGCGGCCTGACCTTCGACCTGTCGTCGGTGGTGCGTAACATGGCAGGTCCGAGCAATCCCCACGCCCGTGTCGCGGTGTCGGATCTGGCTGCCAAAGGCATTTCCGGCCAGTGGGACGATGTGCCCGGACAAATGCCCGACGGCGCGGTGATCATCGCCGCGATCACCAGTTGCACCAACACCAGTAACCCGCGCAACGTGATCGCCGCCGGCCTGCTGGCGCGCAACGCCAATCGCTTGGGTTTGGCCCGCAAACCGTGGGTCAAGTCGTCCCTGGCGCCGGGTTCGAAAACCGTGGCGCTGTACCTGGACGAAGCCGGCCTGACGACCGAACTCGAGAAGCTGGGCTTCGGCGTCGTGGCGTTTGCCTGCACCACCTGCAACGGCATGTCCGGCGCGTTGGACCCGGTGATCCAGCAGGAAATCATCGACCGCGACCTGTACGCCACCGCCGTGCTGTCGGGCAACCGCAACTTCGACGGGCGTATCCACCCATACGCCAAGCAAGCCTTCCTGGCTTCGCCGCCGCTGGTGGTGGCTTATGCCATCGCCGGGACCATTCGCTTCGATATCGAGAAGGATGTGCTGGGCGTGGTGGACGGTCAGGAAGTCCGTCTCAAGGACATCTGGCCGAGCGACGAAGAAATCGACGCGGTGGTCAAGGCGTCGGTGAAACCGGAGCAGTTCCGCCAGGTGTACATCCCGATGTTCGCCATCCAGGAAGACACCGGGCCGAAAGTGACGCCGCTGTACGACTGGCGCCCACAAAGCACCTACATCCGTCGTCCGCCGTATTGGGAAGGGGCGCTGGCCGGTGCGCGGCCGCTCAAGGGCATGCGCCCGCTGGCGGTGCTGCCGGACAACATCACCACCGACCACCTGTCGCCGTCCAACGCCATCATGCTGGACAGCGCCGCCGGCGAATACCTGGCGAAAATGGGCTTGCCGGAGGAAGACTTCAACTCCTACGCGACCCACCGTGGCGACCACCTGACCGCGCAGCGCGCCACCTTTGCCAACCCGAAACTGTTCAACGAAATGGTTCAGGAAAACGGCAAGGTCAAGCAGGGCTCGCTGACCCGGGTCGAGCCGGAAGGCAAGGTCATGCGCATGTGGGAAGCGATTGAGACCTACATGGAACGCAAGCAGCCGTTGATCATTGTGGCTGGCGCCGACTACGGCCAGGGTTCGTCGCGGGATTGGGCGGCCAAGGGCGTGCGCCTGGCCGGTGTCGAGGCGATCGTTGCCGAAGGTTTCGAACGCATCCACCGTACCAATCTGGTGGGCATGGGCGTGTTGCCGCTGGAGTTCAAGCCCGGTACCGATCGCAAGACCCTGGGCATCGACGGCAGCGAAATCTATGACGTGATCGGCGAGCGCACCCCGCGAGCGACGCTGACCCTGGTTATCACTCGCAAGAACGGTGAGCGCGTCGAAGTGCCAGTGACCTGCCGCCTCGATACCGCCGAAGAAGTGTCGATCTACGAAGCCGGGGGCGTGCTGCAACGCTTTGCCCAGGACTTCCTTGAATCGGCGGTTGCCGTTTAA
- the prpF gene encoding 2-methylaconitate cis-trans isomerase PrpF: MAHSPQIKIPATYMRGGTSKGVFFSLLDLPEAARVPGPIRDALLLRVIGSPDPYEKQIDGMGGATSSTSKTVILSKSTRADHDVDYLFGQVSIDKPFVDWSGNCGNLSAAVGSFAIGSGLVDASRIPRNGVAVVRIWQANIGKTIIAHVPITEGEVQETGDFELDGVTFPAAEVQLEFMDPAAEEEGGGGSMFPTGNLVDDLEVPGVGTLKATLINAGIPTIFINARDVGYTGTELQGAINGDPKALAMFEAIRAHGALRMGLIKHLDEAAQRQHTPKVAFVAPPTDYISSSGKAVAAQDIDLLVRALSMGKLHHAMMGTAAVAIGTAAAIRGTLVNLAAGGTERNAVRFGHPSGTLRVGAEASEVNGEWTVKKAIMSRSARVLMEGIVRVPGNVLN, translated from the coding sequence ATGGCTCACTCGCCTCAAATCAAGATCCCCGCGACCTACATGCGTGGCGGCACCAGCAAAGGCGTGTTCTTCAGCCTGTTAGACCTGCCTGAAGCGGCCCGCGTCCCCGGTCCGATCCGTGACGCGCTGTTGCTACGGGTCATAGGCAGCCCCGATCCGTACGAGAAACAGATCGATGGCATGGGCGGCGCGACGTCCAGCACCAGCAAGACCGTGATCCTGTCCAAGAGCACACGCGCCGACCACGACGTCGATTATCTGTTCGGCCAGGTGTCCATCGACAAACCGTTCGTGGACTGGAGCGGCAATTGCGGCAACCTGTCGGCGGCGGTGGGCTCGTTTGCCATTGGCAGCGGTCTTGTGGATGCCAGCCGCATTCCGCGAAACGGTGTGGCCGTGGTGCGGATCTGGCAGGCCAACATCGGCAAGACCATCATCGCCCATGTGCCAATCACCGAGGGCGAGGTGCAGGAAACCGGCGATTTTGAACTCGACGGCGTGACCTTTCCGGCCGCCGAAGTGCAGCTGGAGTTCATGGATCCGGCGGCCGAGGAGGAAGGCGGCGGTGGTTCGATGTTTCCCACCGGGAATCTGGTGGATGACCTGGAGGTGCCCGGCGTCGGTACGCTCAAGGCCACGTTGATCAACGCGGGTATCCCGACGATTTTCATCAATGCCCGAGACGTTGGTTACACCGGCACCGAGTTGCAGGGTGCCATTAACGGCGATCCCAAGGCCTTGGCGATGTTCGAAGCCATCCGCGCCCACGGTGCGTTGCGCATGGGCTTGATCAAGCATCTGGACGAAGCTGCCCAGCGCCAGCACACCCCGAAAGTCGCGTTTGTCGCGCCGCCGACGGATTACATTTCATCGAGCGGAAAAGCCGTGGCTGCGCAGGATATCGACCTGCTGGTGCGGGCGTTGTCCATGGGCAAGCTGCACCACGCGATGATGGGCACCGCTGCTGTCGCCATTGGTACCGCCGCAGCGATTCGCGGGACACTGGTGAACCTGGCGGCGGGTGGCACCGAGCGCAACGCCGTGCGCTTCGGTCATCCGTCCGGAACTTTGCGCGTGGGCGCCGAGGCGAGCGAAGTCAACGGCGAATGGACCGTGAAAAAAGCCATCATGAGCCGCAGCGCGCGGGTATTGATGGAAGGTATCGTGCGAGTGCCAGGGAATGTCCTGAACTGA
- a CDS encoding metal ABC transporter substrate-binding protein, whose protein sequence is MVFSLRQLTLAVALCGVAVNSSFADQKLRLLASLPVTYGLSETLLKGTEVSLERAAPANLPGTRQSAYFSGRGAPALSKLASDADAVIGLRSLWPDDPLYPMARRSNIRIVEVDAARPVDGALPGIAVQPGMADGLASQPWMASHNLGRMADVIAADLVRLAPADKTKIDANLATLKQRLLKLSADSEKRLASADNLSVLSLSEHFGYLISGLNLDAIGTDARPDAEWTAEALKQLTATLNDNDVALVLHHRQPSDALKAAIAEAGSQLRVLSTDSADPVAELESNVELVVAALTKG, encoded by the coding sequence ATGGTTTTTTCATTGCGACAACTGACCCTGGCCGTCGCGTTATGCGGCGTGGCTGTCAATTCGTCTTTCGCCGACCAAAAGCTCCGTCTGCTGGCCTCGTTGCCGGTCACCTATGGGTTGAGCGAGACCTTGCTCAAAGGCACCGAGGTCAGCCTGGAGCGGGCCGCGCCCGCCAATCTGCCCGGAACCCGCCAGAGTGCCTACTTCAGCGGCCGTGGCGCGCCGGCCTTGAGCAAACTGGCCAGCGACGCCGACGCGGTGATAGGCCTGCGCTCGCTGTGGCCGGACGATCCGCTGTATCCGATGGCCCGGCGCAGCAATATCCGCATCGTCGAGGTCGACGCGGCGCGCCCGGTGGACGGCGCCCTGCCCGGTATCGCCGTGCAACCGGGCATGGCCGATGGCCTGGCGAGCCAACCGTGGATGGCCAGCCATAACCTGGGCCGCATGGCCGACGTGATTGCCGCCGACCTGGTGCGCCTGGCCCCGGCGGACAAAACAAAAATCGATGCCAACCTGGCGACGCTCAAGCAACGCCTGCTCAAGCTCAGCGCCGACAGCGAAAAACGCCTGGCCAGTGCCGACAACTTGAGCGTGCTCAGCCTGAGCGAACATTTTGGTTATCTGATCAGCGGACTGAATCTCGACGCAATCGGCACCGATGCCCGGCCCGACGCCGAATGGACCGCCGAAGCCCTCAAGCAGTTGACCGCGACGCTGAATGACAACGACGTGGCACTGGTGCTCCATCACCGCCAGCCGTCGGATGCGTTGAAAGCGGCCATTGCCGAAGCTGGGAGTCAGTTGCGGGTATTGAGTACCGACAGCGCCGATCCGGTGGCGGAACTGGAAAGCAATGTGGAGCTGGTCGTCGCGGCGCTGACCAAGGGATGA
- a CDS encoding metal ABC transporter permease produces MSYETFRLMIQGWASSGYLPEALAYGFVVNALLAGLLIGPVLGGLGTLVVVKRFAFFSEAVGHAALTGVAIGILLGEPYTGPYGSLFGYCLLFGILLNYLRNRTGLAPDTLIGVFLSVSLALGASLLLILAGKINVHILENVLFGSVLTVNGNDLVVLAVVGSLVMALALPLYNRIMLASFNPQLAAVRGVAVKTLDYLFVVLVTLITVAAVKVIGAILVGALLVIPAAAARLLSQSLKGFFWCSVLIATVSTLCGILAPIVFDLPIPSGAAIILVAGIAFALSAIARGVVPSLKGNLG; encoded by the coding sequence ATGAGCTACGAAACCTTTCGCTTGATGATCCAGGGCTGGGCCTCGTCCGGTTATCTGCCCGAGGCGCTGGCCTATGGATTCGTGGTCAATGCCTTGCTGGCCGGGCTATTGATCGGGCCGGTGCTGGGCGGCCTTGGCACGCTGGTAGTGGTCAAGCGCTTCGCGTTTTTCTCCGAGGCGGTGGGCCATGCGGCGCTGACTGGCGTGGCCATCGGTATCCTGCTCGGCGAACCCTACACCGGGCCCTACGGCAGCCTGTTCGGCTACTGCCTGTTGTTTGGCATCTTGCTCAATTACTTGCGCAACCGCACCGGCCTGGCGCCGGACACCTTGATCGGCGTATTCCTTTCGGTGTCCCTGGCCCTGGGCGCCAGCCTGCTGTTGATCCTGGCGGGCAAGATCAACGTGCACATCCTGGAAAACGTGTTGTTCGGCTCGGTGCTGACGGTCAATGGCAACGACCTCGTGGTGCTGGCGGTGGTCGGCTCGCTGGTGATGGCCCTGGCGCTGCCGCTGTACAACCGGATCATGCTCGCCAGCTTTAACCCGCAACTGGCGGCGGTTCGCGGGGTGGCGGTCAAGACCCTGGACTACCTGTTCGTGGTGCTGGTGACGCTGATCACCGTGGCGGCGGTGAAAGTCATCGGCGCCATTCTGGTGGGCGCGTTGCTGGTGATCCCGGCGGCGGCGGCGCGTTTGCTCAGCCAATCGTTGAAAGGCTTTTTCTGGTGCTCCGTGCTGATCGCCACCGTCAGCACCTTGTGCGGGATTCTCGCGCCGATTGTGTTCGACCTGCCGATCCCGTCCGGTGCCGCGATCATTTTGGTGGCCGGCATCGCTTTCGCCCTGAGCGCCATCGCCCGTGGTGTCGTCCCCAGTCTCAAAGGGAATCTTGGATAA
- a CDS encoding metal ABC transporter ATP-binding protein: MTVQETVIQPHAGPLIEFADVGLNLGRTAILDSVAFQVQPGSIHALVGPNGGGKSSLIKTLLGQMPHQGRLSLQWPGEPGVIGYVPQALEFDRGLPMTVDDFMAAMCQRRPAFLGLSKHYAGAIGEALERVGMQDKRKRRMGALSGGERQRVLLAQGLIPSPQLLVLDEPMSALDEAGVQVFEKLLQDWRLAGITVLWIEHDLEAVGRLADRVTGLNRRVLFDGPPRQTLTPERLLTLFSIHPRTNGSAAG; encoded by the coding sequence ATGACCGTCCAGGAAACCGTTATCCAGCCACACGCCGGCCCTCTGATCGAGTTCGCCGACGTTGGTCTCAACCTGGGGCGCACCGCGATTCTCGACAGCGTGGCATTCCAGGTACAACCGGGCAGCATCCATGCGCTGGTCGGGCCCAACGGTGGCGGCAAGAGTTCGCTGATCAAGACCTTGCTCGGGCAGATGCCGCATCAAGGCCGCTTGAGCCTGCAATGGCCGGGCGAGCCTGGGGTGATCGGCTACGTGCCCCAGGCATTGGAATTCGACCGGGGCTTGCCCATGACAGTGGATGATTTCATGGCGGCGATGTGTCAGCGGCGGCCAGCCTTTCTCGGCCTGAGCAAACACTACGCTGGCGCCATCGGCGAGGCCCTGGAGCGGGTCGGAATGCAGGACAAGCGCAAGCGGCGCATGGGCGCGCTGTCCGGCGGCGAGCGCCAGCGGGTGTTGTTGGCCCAGGGGTTGATTCCTTCACCGCAATTGCTGGTGCTGGATGAACCGATGTCGGCGCTGGACGAGGCAGGCGTCCAGGTGTTTGAAAAATTGCTACAGGACTGGCGCCTTGCCGGGATCACGGTGCTGTGGATCGAACACGACCTGGAAGCCGTCGGGCGCCTGGCCGACCGCGTCACCGGCCTGAATCGCCGCGTACTGTTCGATGGCCCGCCGCGCCAGACCCTGACACCGGAACGCCTGCTGACGCTGTTCTCCATCCATCCACGCACGAACGGGAGCGCCGCAGGATGA
- a CDS encoding metal ABC transporter solute-binding protein, Zn/Mn family: MPIAFQRRPLLRLLLIGLLACLVAPLASAETPKRLRIGITLHPYYSYVANIVGDKAEVVPLIPAGFNPHAYEPRAQDIKRIGGLDVIVLNGVGHDDFADRMIAASETPGVKVIEANENVPLLAATGTAARGAGKVVNPHTFLSISASIAQVNNIARELGKLDPDNAKAYTQNARAYGKRLRQMRAAALAKLTQAPNAELRVATVHAAYDYLLREFGLEVTAVVEPAHGIEPSPSQLKKTIDQLRELDVKVIFSEMDFPSTYVDTIQRESGVKLYPLSHISYGDYSAEKYEKEMTGNLDTVVRAIQESGA, from the coding sequence ATGCCTATTGCATTTCAACGCCGCCCCTTGCTGCGCCTGCTATTGATCGGCCTGCTCGCTTGCCTGGTCGCCCCATTGGCGAGCGCCGAAACACCCAAGCGCCTGCGCATCGGCATCACCCTGCACCCTTATTACAGCTACGTAGCCAACATCGTCGGCGACAAGGCCGAAGTGGTGCCGTTGATCCCGGCGGGTTTCAACCCTCACGCCTATGAACCCCGCGCGCAAGACATCAAGCGCATCGGCGGCCTGGACGTGATCGTGCTCAACGGCGTTGGCCACGACGATTTCGCCGACCGCATGATCGCCGCCAGCGAAACCCCGGGCGTCAAGGTCATAGAGGCCAACGAAAACGTACCCTTGCTGGCCGCCACCGGCACCGCCGCACGAGGCGCGGGCAAGGTCGTAAACCCACACACTTTCCTGTCCATCAGCGCGTCCATCGCCCAGGTCAACAATATCGCCCGGGAATTGGGCAAGCTCGATCCGGACAATGCCAAGGCCTATACGCAGAACGCCCGCGCCTATGGCAAGCGCCTGCGGCAGATGCGTGCCGCCGCCCTGGCAAAGCTGACCCAGGCGCCGAACGCCGAACTGCGCGTCGCCACAGTGCACGCCGCCTACGACTACCTGTTGCGCGAATTCGGCCTGGAAGTCACCGCAGTGGTCGAGCCCGCCCACGGCATCGAGCCCAGCCCCAGCCAATTGAAAAAGACCATCGACCAACTGCGCGAGTTGGACGTGAAAGTGATCTTCTCGGAGATGGACTTCCCGTCCACCTACGTCGACACCATCCAGCGTGAATCGGGTGTGAAGCTGTACCCGCTCTCGCACATCTCGTACGGCGACTACAGCGCCGAGAAGTACGAAAAGGAAATGACCGGCAACCTCGACACGGTAGTCCGAGCGATCCAGGAGTCCGGCGCATGA
- a CDS encoding DUF6162 family protein, with the protein MSAPITQVIRPAGAGHETLYVLLLCLVIVLGAGSVVAWHGETQDVAHLETYQLDARRDLSAAEQGIYADLRVTLDEIRLLRESEQALPGPQALADEGFAPFAHDASSVSRGDHAWQLLDEQAYFGASTNPSVSGSFLMRISEASDAVPDIWLNRNNSPTAPTALDDAALSAAGWQQIVAQFDAGVTRQHRH; encoded by the coding sequence ATGAGCGCACCTATAACCCAAGTCATCCGCCCCGCCGGGGCCGGCCATGAAACCCTCTACGTGCTGCTGCTGTGCCTGGTTATCGTATTGGGCGCCGGCTCGGTCGTGGCTTGGCACGGGGAAACCCAGGACGTCGCGCATCTGGAGACCTATCAACTGGATGCTCGTCGCGACCTCAGCGCCGCCGAGCAAGGCATCTATGCCGACCTGCGGGTGACGCTGGATGAGATCCGCCTTCTGCGCGAAAGCGAGCAAGCCCTCCCCGGCCCGCAAGCCTTGGCCGACGAAGGCTTTGCGCCGTTCGCCCACGACGCCAGTTCCGTCAGTCGAGGCGACCACGCCTGGCAACTGTTGGACGAACAGGCCTACTTCGGCGCGAGCACTAATCCGTCGGTCTCGGGCTCCTTTCTGATGCGCATCAGCGAAGCGTCCGACGCCGTCCCGGACATCTGGCTTAACCGCAACAACTCTCCGACGGCTCCCACGGCACTGGACGACGCCGCCTTGTCCGCCGCCGGCTGGCAACAGATCGTCGCGCAATTCGATGCCGGCGTAACCCGCCAGCACCGGCACTGA
- a CDS encoding thiamine pyrophosphate-binding protein, giving the protein MNPSTTTTSPSRLGQFWHKWRFHLNVLLLLIPLGFMPKYFSEAALFRGDGGLGEREVGEVQVGPWSLRLAEFRNEAPRTQGPAGPMKHFNAALCQRCISQVKATYLRIGKPRSLRAAGVIFFGSPYRMGALLPVPKKTQPDAELWITLEGWDGSMHQASIPLSQASPATVAWLKSQGARP; this is encoded by the coding sequence GTGAACCCGTCCACCACAACAACATCACCTTCACGCCTGGGCCAGTTCTGGCACAAATGGCGTTTCCACCTCAACGTGTTGTTGCTGTTGATTCCCCTGGGTTTCATGCCTAAGTATTTTTCAGAAGCGGCTCTGTTCCGAGGAGACGGGGGGCTTGGCGAGCGTGAAGTCGGCGAGGTCCAGGTCGGGCCGTGGAGCTTGCGCCTGGCGGAGTTTCGCAATGAAGCGCCTCGCACCCAGGGGCCCGCCGGCCCGATGAAACACTTCAACGCCGCCCTCTGCCAGCGCTGCATCAGCCAGGTCAAGGCCACCTACTTGCGCATCGGCAAACCGCGCAGCCTGCGGGCCGCCGGGGTGATTTTCTTCGGCTCGCCGTATCGCATGGGCGCCCTGCTGCCAGTGCCGAAAAAGACCCAGCCAGACGCCGAACTGTGGATCACCCTTGAAGGCTGGGACGGTTCGATGCATCAAGCTTCCATTCCCCTGAGCCAGGCCTCCCCGGCCACCGTCGCCTGGTTGAAATCCCAAGGAGCCCGACCATGA
- a CDS encoding PepSY-associated TM helix domain-containing protein: protein MSKKSRSKLWFLVHSWLALPIWFFVLIVCVTGTLAVVSQEIVWLVNPEMRASEPSDDAPLLSYDQVIAAIKQAQPLTQVQSIVRPDESHFALEAKVTYPDGRPDTVYVNPYSGVIQGSAPAFNFRAFTRALHGWWLVPFTNGYSWGWYLVSFLGLPLLASLVTGLVVYKRFWKGFFRPTLRIRHGARIFWGDFHRLSGIWSIWFIAVISITGVWFLIEAALADNGISISSAPVVPVVARESVPLSADGVPPPQLSLDRAIEIAQQRIPGLEASFVSLPFNAYSHLEIGGRGWYPLMFQTATINPYNGDVDASRLLSDRTALEFVTESMRPLHTGDFGGLWIKLIWFFFGLVLSLMVLSGLLIWTKRTALATANAFKRSQKPAPQALAAPLLQPSLHRDSPEGNL from the coding sequence ATGTCCAAGAAATCCCGTTCAAAACTCTGGTTCCTGGTTCATAGCTGGCTGGCGCTGCCCATCTGGTTCTTCGTCCTGATAGTTTGCGTCACGGGCACCCTGGCGGTGGTCAGCCAGGAGATTGTCTGGCTGGTGAACCCTGAAATGCGCGCCAGCGAACCCTCGGACGATGCCCCGCTGCTCAGCTATGACCAGGTGATTGCCGCCATCAAGCAGGCCCAACCGCTGACCCAAGTGCAAAGCATCGTGCGTCCGGACGAATCGCATTTCGCCCTGGAGGCCAAGGTCACCTACCCCGACGGCCGCCCTGACACCGTCTACGTAAACCCCTACAGCGGCGTCATCCAGGGATCGGCCCCGGCGTTCAACTTCAGGGCCTTTACACGTGCACTGCATGGATGGTGGCTGGTGCCATTCACCAACGGTTACAGCTGGGGCTGGTACCTGGTGTCTTTCCTCGGCCTGCCGCTGCTCGCGTCCCTGGTGACCGGGCTGGTGGTCTACAAGCGTTTCTGGAAGGGTTTCTTCCGTCCGACCCTGCGCATCCGCCACGGCGCCCGTATTTTCTGGGGCGACTTCCATCGGCTCAGCGGCATCTGGTCGATCTGGTTCATTGCGGTCATTTCCATCACTGGCGTCTGGTTTCTGATCGAGGCCGCGCTCGCCGACAACGGGATTTCCATCTCCAGCGCACCGGTCGTCCCGGTAGTGGCCCGCGAAAGCGTTCCGCTCTCGGCCGATGGCGTGCCGCCGCCACAGCTGAGCCTGGATCGCGCCATCGAAATCGCCCAGCAGCGAATCCCAGGGCTGGAGGCGAGCTTCGTCAGCCTGCCCTTCAATGCCTACAGCCATTTGGAAATCGGCGGTCGCGGCTGGTATCCCCTGATGTTCCAGACCGCGACTATCAATCCCTACAACGGTGACGTGGACGCCTCGCGCTTGTTGTCGGACCGTACGGCACTGGAGTTCGTCACCGAATCGATGCGCCCGTTGCACACCGGGGATTTCGGCGGACTGTGGATCAAGCTCATCTGGTTCTTCTTTGGCCTGGTCCTGAGCCTGATGGTCCTCAGCGGCCTGTTGATCTGGACCAAACGCACGGCCCTGGCGACCGCCAACGCCTTCAAGCGCAGCCAGAAACCCGCACCACAGGCCTTGGCCGCGCCTTTATTGCAGCCGTCCCTGCACCGTGACTCGCCGGAGGGCAACCTGTGA
- a CDS encoding VOC family protein, whose product MGVKAIPEGFHSITPYLGIQKAAEAIDFYKKAFNATEVMRLAMPDGGIGHAELRINGYPIMLGTPCDQGPLSNPDRSPSVGLHLYVEDVDSAFTQAIEAGGTVISEVKDQFYGDRTGTLKDPYGHLWFLATHKEDLSQEQIEQRAREIFQQQG is encoded by the coding sequence ATGGGCGTCAAAGCGATTCCCGAAGGTTTCCATAGCATCACGCCCTACCTGGGCATTCAAAAAGCCGCCGAAGCCATCGACTTCTATAAAAAAGCCTTCAATGCCACGGAGGTGATGCGCCTGGCCATGCCTGATGGGGGTATCGGACATGCCGAACTGCGCATCAACGGTTATCCGATCATGCTAGGCACGCCTTGCGATCAGGGCCCGCTGAGCAACCCGGACCGATCGCCCTCGGTGGGACTGCATTTATATGTCGAAGACGTGGACAGTGCCTTCACCCAAGCGATTGAAGCCGGAGGCACAGTGATTTCCGAGGTCAAGGATCAATTTTATGGTGATCGCACCGGGACCTTGAAAGATCCCTATGGGCATCTGTGGTTCCTGGCGACGCACAAGGAGGATCTGAGCCAGGAACAGATCGAGCAACGAGCCAGGGAGATATTCCAACAGCAGGGCTGA
- the soxR gene encoding redox-sensitive transcriptional activator SoxR, whose protein sequence is MSTPLNIHKQLTVGQVAARSGVAVTALHFYESKGLIKSTRNPGNQRRYPREVLRRVALIKVAQRLGIPLAEIGEALKNLPDNRAPTATDWKVLSAQWGRNLDERINQLVALRDRLNGCIGCGCLSMESCPLRNHGDVLGKLGPGAHLLDEP, encoded by the coding sequence TTGTCAACGCCTCTCAATATTCACAAGCAACTTACTGTCGGCCAAGTCGCCGCCCGCAGCGGTGTGGCAGTCACGGCGCTCCATTTTTACGAATCCAAAGGCTTGATCAAAAGCACCCGCAACCCGGGCAATCAACGGCGCTACCCTCGCGAAGTCCTGCGGCGCGTGGCGCTGATCAAGGTCGCCCAGCGCCTGGGTATTCCTCTGGCGGAAATTGGCGAGGCATTGAAGAACCTCCCGGACAACCGCGCGCCAACGGCGACCGACTGGAAGGTTTTGTCGGCGCAGTGGGGTCGGAACCTGGATGAGCGCATCAATCAACTGGTCGCGTTGCGCGACCGGCTCAACGGTTGTATCGGCTGCGGTTGCCTATCCATGGAGAGTTGCCCGCTGCGCAATCATGGCGATGTACTAGGCAAGCTTGGACCTGGGGCGCATTTGCTGGACGAACCTTGA